A stretch of DNA from Variovorax paradoxus:
GTTGAGAGTGTTGTGCCTGACTATGGGGTGCTGAGGCAGCAGTTGAAGGATGAGGCTGTGCCTCGGTGGGGCTGATGTTTTTCGTTTGCTTCCCGAGGCCGGGAGTTCCGCCCGGCGGCGGACTCACTTTCTTTTGCTTCGCCAAAAGAAAGTAAGCAAAGAAAAGGCGACCCCACTGTCTGCGTCCCTTCGCTTCGCTGCGGGCAACCTGCGGTGCTCACGTTTCGCGGGGTCTCGCAGAACTCGCTGCGCTCAAACAGCTGCGAGCCCTGATCCGCGAAACGCTGCGCTCCTCGGCGCAGCCAGAGGGGATTTGGACACCGGACGGGCCTTTGCTTCGCTCGGCTTGGGATCGGGCCTTCGCTGCGCTCGGCGGGCGGACTTGCTCCCTCTCCCCTTGGGGAGAGGGTTGGGGTGAGGGTCCGCGGCACAGAAACACCGCTTCGCGCGCATGAAGGCCGATGCCCTCACCCCCGCCCTCTCCCAAGGGGAGAGGGAGCAATGCAAGCCGAGCGTAGCAAAGGCTCGTGAGGTATTCAGCTGCCGAGCAAAGCGATGGCCCGCTCGGTATCAAAGCCCTTCTGTATGCGCCGAGGAGCGCAGCGTTTCGCGGATCAGGGCTCGCCCTTGTTTGAGCGAAGCGAGTTTGGGCGAGACCCCGCGAAACGTGAGCACCGCAGGTTGCCCGCAGCGAAGCGGAGGGACGCAGACAGCAGGGTCGCCTTTCTTTTGCCTACGTTTCTTTGGCGAAGCAAAGAAAAGTAGGTCGGCCGCCGGGCCGAGACCCGGCCTCGGAACTCAACCAGCCCCGAGCGCCAAAAAATCAACGAGCGTGCGTGACCCCACCGTCCACCACCAACGTAGACCCCATCACATAGTCCCCAGCCCGCGACGCCAGAAAAATAGCCGCCCCAGCCATGTCCTCAGGCGTACCAATGCGGCCAGCGGGAATGCGGCCTTTGACCTCATCCCCGTGATCCCGCGCATCCTTGTTCATATCCGAAGCAAACGCCCCAGGAGCAATCGCACTCACCACGATCCGATCCTGCGCCAACCGCAGCGCCATCCGCCGTGTCAGCTGAATCAACCCCGCCTTGCTAGCCGCATACGAATAAGTCTCCTGCGGATTCACCGAAATCCCGTCAATAGAAGCAATGTTGATCACCTTAGACAAATGATCCGTAGCAGCCTTCTTGAGCATCGGCGTCAACGCCTTGGTCAAAAAGAACGGCGTCTTCAAATTCAGATCAACCACCTTGTCCCAGCCACTCTCAGGAAACTCCTCATACGGCGCCCCCCAAGCAGCCCCAGCGTTGTTGACCAAGATATCCAGCGCCCCTTCATGCTTCGCATAAGCATCGACCAGCGCCTGAGCCCCTTCCAAAGTCGAAACATCGGCAGGCAACGACACGCAATGCCCAAACGCCGACAGCTCCTTCGCCGTCTGATCACAAGCCGCAGCCTTGCGCGCCGAGATGTACACACGCGCACCTTGCGCCAAAAAGCCCTCGGCAATCATGCGGCCGATGCCGCGCGAGCCGCCGGTGATCAATGCGCTGCGGCCCTTCAGCGAGAAGAGTTGGGTGGTGTCCATGTGCGTTTGTCTCCTGAGTGGTGGAAGAGAGGAAGTTCAATTCCCGTCAGGAGAAAGCTTAGTGCGCGATCCGCCCGCGCTGCGTCACCTAGGCGGCAGGCAACGCCAGCCGGCGAGGGCTCTCGAAGGTGCGCAAGGCACCGCTCAGCGGGTCGATGAACGCCAGTGACCGGGCCAGCAGCTGCAGCGGCTTGTCGAAGTCGTCGTTCCCCGCAGGCTGCAGCGTGGGATAGAACGGGTCGTTCACGATCGGCAAACCCAGCGCCTGGCAATGCACGCGCAGCTGGTGCTTGCGGCCGGTGACGGGCGAGAGCTCCAGCAGCGCATGGCCGTCGCGGGCCTCGCGCAGCACGATGCGGGTCTCGGAATTCGGCTCGCCGTGCGCTTCGCGCATGCGCATGAAATGGTCGTCGTCCACCAGCCGGCTGCGGTACACGGCGGGCACCGACGACACGCCCTCGTGCCACGGCACGACAGCCTCGTAGTGTTTGTCGATGCGCCGCTCGGGGAACATCGCCTGGTAGATGCCGCGCGTCTCAGGGCGCACCGAGAACAGCACCAGGCCCGAGGTGTTGCGGTCGATGCGGTGCAGCGGCACGAGGTCGTCCAGGCCGAGCTTGCGCTTCAGGCGCACCAGCAGGCTCTGCTGCACGTACTTGCCGGTGGGCGTGACGGGCACGAAGGGCGGTTTGTCGACCACGACGAGGTCGTCGTCCTGGTGCAGCACCTGCTCTTCAAAAGGGATGGGCGTCTCGGCGTCGAGCGCGCGGTAGTAGTACACGCGCAGCGGCGATTCATATCGGCGCGTGGCGGTGACGGGCACGCCGTGCTCGTCGCACACGTCGTTCGCTTCAATGCGCGAGAGCCAGGCCTCGCGCGAGATGGCGGGAAAACGCTCGGCGAGAAAGTCGGCGATGGTGGACCAGGGGCCGTACGGCAGCGAGACACAACTCGGGCTCACGCCGTCGCGCGTGGGCATGGGAACGACGAAGCGGGGGCGCGTCATGGTGCGGCGGCGTCCAGCACCGACAGCACCTCGGCGAACGACGGCCGTGCCGCCACTTCGGGTTGCAGGCAGCGCGCCGCGAGCGTGGTCAAGGGCGAAGAAGAAGCCGCATCGTCGCAGCGCTCGGCCAGCTCTTCGAGCAGACAACCGAAGGCGCGCATCTCCACGCCTTGCAGCGCTTTCGCGTGCGCGGGGTCGAGTGCGCCGGTCATCCAGGCCGCACCGAAGTCGCCGAGCCGCCCGCCGTCCTGCGCGTGCCACAGGATGTTGTGGGCGTACAGGTCGCCATGCAGCAGGCCGCGCGCATGCAGGTGCGCCATGGCCGCCGCGATGTCGCGCGCGATGCGCAGCGCGGTGCCGGCGGACCAGCGCGCATCGTCGGCATAGACATCGCGGGTGCACGAGGCCAGGCTCGGCGGACCGGCCAGGGTGATGAACGACGGCGGCACCAGCGCCATCACCAGGCCTTCGGTGCCGTCGGGGTGGCCGTCGATGCGGCCTTGCGCGGCGATCAGCGTCGGGTGCGCGCCGGCCGCAATGCAGGCCGCCATCTCGCTGTGCGGCCAGCCGTCGCTGGTGACGGCGCCCTTGAACAGCTTCACCGCCACGGGCAAGGCAGCGTCATCCGATGTGGCCAGCGTGGCGCGGTGGATCACGCCCGAGGCGCCTTCGCCGAGCTTCGGGCCGAGCGTGAGGTCGCGCCAGTCGACGTGCGGCACGGTGGGCGCGTCGATGGCCGCGTCTTCGGTCGGCGCATCGAACGGATTGCCCGCGCACGCCAGCCACGCCAGGCGCGGCAGCGTGTGCAGCCACTCGGGCAGCACGTCGAAGCGGTTGGCCGACAGGCGCAGCAGTTCGATCTGTCGGCAGCGGGCCACCGACGCCGGCAGCGCGCGCAGGCGGTTGCCGGCCAGCATCAGCTTCTGCATGCGGGTGCAGTCGCCGAGCGTGTCGGGCAGCGCCTCGATGGCGTTGTCGGTGAGGATCAGCCAGCGCAGCGAGGGCGGTAGGGCCTCGGCCGGCACGTGGGCGATGCGGTTGGCCTTGAAGCCCACGATGTCGAGCTGGTGGCACTGGCCGAGGGACGCCGGCAGTTCGGTGAAGCGGTTGTCGGAGCAGAACAGCACGCGCAGTTGGTGCAGGCGGCCCAAATCATCGGGCAATGTGCTGAGCGCATTGCCCGTGAGGTTCAGCGTTTCGAGGGTGTCGGCGAGCGCAAAAATCTCGCGCGGAAACTCGGTGAGTCCGCACGAGAGGTCCAATCGTCGTACGCCAGCCAGCCGGCCGGCGCGCAGCTCAGCCAGCGTGTCCATGCGGGAAGTCTACCCAGCCGAAGCTACCTGGCGCCGAAGCGGTAGATGCCGTCTGCGGCCAGCGTGCGCTTCACCTGCCCCGAGAACCACAGCAGGTGCAGGTGGGCCACGGTCTCGCCCATCGCGAAGGTGATCTGGTGCAGGTCGAGCTCGCGCTTGAACAGGATCGGCAGGCCCTCCGACGCCGTGATCGGTCGCGCGAGGCAGGCTTCGAGCAGCTCGGCCAGGCGGTCGCGGTGGTGCTCCTGCAGCTGGTCGACGCGGCGGTGGATGCCGGTGAAGGGCTTGCCGTGCGAGGGCAGGCCCAGCGTGTCGGCCGGCAGGGCCTTGAACTTGTCGATGCTGTCCAGGAACAGGCGCAGCGAATTCGCCTCGGGCTCGCCCGCGTGCACGCTCACGTTGGTCGAGATGCGTGGCAGCATCATGTCGCCGCCCAGCAGCAGCCTCGGCTCGGCGCAGTACAGCGCGATGTGCTCGGGCGCGTGGCCGTAGCCGCTGATGCAGCGCCACTCGCGCCCGCCGATGGTGACGATGTCGCCGTCCATCATGCGCACGTAGCGGTCGGGCACGGCGGGCACCATGTTCGTGTAGTAGCTGGTGCGTGCGCGGATCTTGGCGATCGACTCGGGATTGTTCAGCCCGTGCGAGAGAAAGAAGTTGGCCGCCGCATCGCCGCCCGCGAGCGTGTCGCCGGCGCTGCACAGCACGCGTGCCACGTGGTAGTCGGTGGCGCTGATCCACAGCGGCACGTTCCAGCGCTTGCACAGCCAGTCGGCCAGGCCGATGTGGTCGGGGTGCATGTGGGTCACGATCACGCGCAGGATCGGCAGGCCCTGCAGCTGGGTCTCGAAGATCTGCTCCCACTGCGCGCGGGCCTCGTCGTGCGCGATGCAGCAGTCGACCACCGTCCAGCCCTCGACGCCGTCGATCGTGTCGCGCAGCAGCCAGAGGTTGATGTGGTCCAGCGCAAAAGGCAGCCGCATGCGGATCCAGCGCACGCCGGGCGCCACTTCCAGTGCTTCGCCAGCGGCGGGCAGGGTGTCGCCCAGGGGGTAGTGGAGTTCGCGTTCGAGGAGGTTCATGTATGATTGACGTTTACGTAAACGTCATGGGTTGAGGCTTCATTGTAAAGAATGCGCCGCCAACCTGCTGTCGCCCCCGCAACCCTTGCCGCCCATGCCCGCGCAGACCTTCACCATCAGCCAGCTCGCCAAGGAGTTCGACCTCACGACGCGCGCCATCCGCTTCTATGAAGACATGGGCCTGCTGTCGCCGGAGCGGGCCGGCCTGCAGCGCGTGTACAGCGCGCGCGACCGGGCGCGGCTCACGCTCACGCTGCGCGCCAAGCGCCTGGGCCTGACGCTGGTCGAGGCGAAAGACATCCTCGACATGTACGACAGCCCGCGCGACACCGTGCCGCAGCTGGAAAAATTTCTGGGCGTGCTCGGCTCGCACCGTGCACAGCTCGAGGCGCAGCTGGCCGAGTTGCAGGCCAACCTCGCCGAAGTGCGAGAGCACGAGAAAAAGGGCCGCGCC
This window harbors:
- a CDS encoding SDR family oxidoreductase yields the protein MDTTQLFSLKGRSALITGGSRGIGRMIAEGFLAQGARVYISARKAAACDQTAKELSAFGHCVSLPADVSTLEGAQALVDAYAKHEGALDILVNNAGAAWGAPYEEFPESGWDKVVDLNLKTPFFLTKALTPMLKKAATDHLSKVINIASIDGISVNPQETYSYAASKAGLIQLTRRMALRLAQDRIVVSAIAPGAFASDMNKDARDHGDEVKGRIPAGRIGTPEDMAGAAIFLASRAGDYVMGSTLVVDGGVTHAR
- a CDS encoding pseudouridine synthase produces the protein MTRPRFVVPMPTRDGVSPSCVSLPYGPWSTIADFLAERFPAISREAWLSRIEANDVCDEHGVPVTATRRYESPLRVYYYRALDAETPIPFEEQVLHQDDDLVVVDKPPFVPVTPTGKYVQQSLLVRLKRKLGLDDLVPLHRIDRNTSGLVLFSVRPETRGIYQAMFPERRIDKHYEAVVPWHEGVSSVPAVYRSRLVDDDHFMRMREAHGEPNSETRIVLREARDGHALLELSPVTGRKHQLRVHCQALGLPIVNDPFYPTLQPAGNDDFDKPLQLLARSLAFIDPLSGALRTFESPRRLALPAA
- a CDS encoding leucine-rich repeat-containing protein kinase family protein, with product MDTLAELRAGRLAGVRRLDLSCGLTEFPREIFALADTLETLNLTGNALSTLPDDLGRLHQLRVLFCSDNRFTELPASLGQCHQLDIVGFKANRIAHVPAEALPPSLRWLILTDNAIEALPDTLGDCTRMQKLMLAGNRLRALPASVARCRQIELLRLSANRFDVLPEWLHTLPRLAWLACAGNPFDAPTEDAAIDAPTVPHVDWRDLTLGPKLGEGASGVIHRATLATSDDAALPVAVKLFKGAVTSDGWPHSEMAACIAAGAHPTLIAAQGRIDGHPDGTEGLVMALVPPSFITLAGPPSLASCTRDVYADDARWSAGTALRIARDIAAAMAHLHARGLLHGDLYAHNILWHAQDGGRLGDFGAAWMTGALDPAHAKALQGVEMRAFGCLLEELAERCDDAASSSPLTTLAARCLQPEVAARPSFAEVLSVLDAAAP
- a CDS encoding MBL fold metallo-hydrolase, yielding MNLLERELHYPLGDTLPAAGEALEVAPGVRWIRMRLPFALDHINLWLLRDTIDGVEGWTVVDCCIAHDEARAQWEQIFETQLQGLPILRVIVTHMHPDHIGLADWLCKRWNVPLWISATDYHVARVLCSAGDTLAGGDAAANFFLSHGLNNPESIAKIRARTSYYTNMVPAVPDRYVRMMDGDIVTIGGREWRCISGYGHAPEHIALYCAEPRLLLGGDMMLPRISTNVSVHAGEPEANSLRLFLDSIDKFKALPADTLGLPSHGKPFTGIHRRVDQLQEHHRDRLAELLEACLARPITASEGLPILFKRELDLHQITFAMGETVAHLHLLWFSGQVKRTLAADGIYRFGAR
- a CDS encoding MerR family transcriptional regulator, translated to MPAQTFTISQLAKEFDLTTRAIRFYEDMGLLSPERAGLQRVYSARDRARLTLTLRAKRLGLTLVEAKDILDMYDSPRDTVPQLEKFLGVLGSHRAQLEAQLAELQANLAEVREHEKKGRATLAKAQKAVKATKDAPGGERTPDTTTH